The genomic interval CCTCCTTCTCCAGCAAGGCCTGTTCCTGTTCGGAAGCTTCACGCCGTGCCTGCAGACCCCGGACCTTCTCTCCGAGCTGTTCCACGCGGCTGTTAAGGATCTCGATCTCGCCGGCGTGCTGGGTCCGGCGTTCCTTGAACAGGTCGATTTCGGCCTGAATGATCTCCTCGATCCGGACATCGCCGCGCAGCGACTCGAACTCCCTGGAAAACTGAACTTCCTCGCGGTTGTAGAGCTCAGCGCTCAGTCGGTCGATCTCGGCCAGGGCGCCGTAATAACGCGCCTCCAGCAGGTCCTGCTCGGCGCGCGGCTTGGTGTCGTCGAGCACCAGCAGCGTTTCGCCGGCCTCTACCGTATCGCCCTCGCGGACGAACATTTCCTTGACGATTCCGCCTTCCAGGTGCTGCACGGTCTTGTTCTCGCCGGCCACCTCGACGATGCCGGTCGCGACCACGCCCTGGGCCAGCGGGGCCAGCGAGCCCCAGAGGACGAAGATCAGCAGCGCCCCGGTCACTACGCTGCCGCCAATCCACATGGCGCGGTCCTTCAGCGGATCGACCGTCTCGTTTTCCTCGATCTTGGGTGGCGTCTCGAAGATTCGCTTGAGAAAGGCCAGCACCTTCTCACGCCAGTTCTGCGGGGGGGCTTGCATCTGAAATTTCATTGCGTGTATTTAACCTGTATCGGTTTGGCCGGACCGGCGGGCTGTTGCGCGGGGCGGCCCGCCCGGGCCTGGGCCTTGGGTTTGGCGAACTGCCCCAGCACCTCGTCGCGCGGACCGAAGTTCACGAGCTGTCCCTCGTTCATCACGCCGATCCTGTCGACGCGCCGAAGCAGCCGGATGTTGTGGGTAATCAGCACCGTGGTGATCCTGCGCTCGCGCAGCGTATCCAGGACCTGCGCCAGCGCTTCCTGCCCCTCGCTGTCGAGATTGGAATCCGGTTCGTCCAGTACGACAAACGCGGGATCGTCATACAGCGCGCGGGCCAGCGCCACGCGCTGGCGTTGACCTGCCGACAGGCCACGTCCGCCCGCGCCGATCGGCGAAGAATAATTACCGGGCAGACGCATGATCACGTCGTGGCAGCCGGCCATTTGAGCGGCGGCGATCACGGCCTCGGCCTCGGGCTCCTGAAGCCGCGAAATGTTCTCGGCAACCGTGCCTTCGAACAGTTCCACGGTCTGCGGCAGGTAGCCGAAGTGCTTCAGGCGCAGGTGGTCCGACCAGCCGTCGATACTCGCGCCGTCCAGGCGCAATGCTCCTTCGGAAGGTGGCCACACGCCCATCATCACGCTGGCCAGCGACGATTTGCCGCTGCCGCTGGGACCGATCAACCCGGTCAGCGTGCCGGATTGCAGGGTGAAGTTCACTCCGCGCACGACCGGCGTCTCGCCGCCGGGCGGAACGGTGCTCAGGTTTTCCGCTTCCACCTTGCCTTCGGGTCGCGGCAGGTCCGTCGCATCGGCGTCCGGATCGGCGCCGAAACCCTCCAGCAGCGCATTGACCCGGCGCCATGCCTGGCGGGCGCCGACAAATCCGCGCCACGCGGTGATGCCCTGCTCGATCGGCTGCAGCGCGCGGCCCATGATGATCGAACCGGCGATCATCATTCCCGGAGTGAGGTCACCCTGCAGGACCAGGTAGGCGCCGGTTCCGAGAATGCCCACCTGCACGGAAAAGCGGAAAGCCTTGGTGGAGGCCAGCAGAGCGCTCAGGCGTCCGGCGGCGGCGGACTGGAACGCGGCCGAGCGCCGGTGGCGGCCGCGCCAGCGGTCCATCAGCCCTTCGAACATGCCCATGGCCTTGAGCGCGTCGGAATTGCGCATCGAGGATTCCAGGAGCTGATGCGATTGCAGACCCTCGATGGCGGCGGCGCGCATCGGCAGGCGCGAGCGGAATTCCGCCAGCATGCCCAGCGTGAAGATCACCAGCGCTCCGAATGTGGCCACGGCGCCCAGCAGCGGGTGAAATATGAAGATCACCGCCGTGAAGATGGGCGTCCAGGGAATGTCGAAAAAGGCGAAGATCGTGGGACTGCCCATGAACTGGCGAATGGAATCGAGATCCCGCACGGGCTGAGTGGAGCTCTGCTGCTGACTGGCCAGGTTGCTGCGGAACGCGCTGGCCAGCACGTCGTTGGCCATGTTCAGGCCCAGCGCCAGGGCGATCCGCTGCATGAGCCGCTGCCGGACCCATTCGAGAAAACCGAAGCAGACCAGCAGAAAAACCGCGATGAGCGTGAGCATCGCCAGCGTTTCGCCGCTGCCGCTGGTGAGCACGCGGTCGTACATCTGCAGCATATACACCGGCGAGACCAGCATCAGGATGTTCACCAGCGAACTGAACGCCGCGATGGCGATAAATCCGCCGCGGTACTGGTTCAGCGCCGCCCGCAAAGGCGTGACGGGACGCTCGGTTTCGGGGTTCTTGGGCTGGTCGTTCACACCAATTCAACCGCCAGCACGTGCTCCCTGAGCACGGAAATCGCTAAGCTGCGGTGCCGCCGTTGGCCTGAGCGGCGCGTTGCTTCTCGACCTCCTGGCGCAGGCGCTCGTTCACCTCCTGCATCATGCGCAGCGTGCGAAGAAAGCCGGGCCAGGGCATGGCCACGCGGGTCTTCGGAAACATCTTGGGCGGCGCGTTCTCATCGCCCCCGGCTGCCTCGTCTGCCTCGAATTCACCGAACTCGAGGCGCACGACGCCGTCACGCAAGGTGGCCGACATCAAACCGTCAACAAAAATCTTGGTATCGCTCATCTGGCTTTTTCTCCCTAGAGACATCAACAAAGCTGCGGTACTGGGCTGTTGCGCCCAGCCGACCCGTTAAGGATTCTAGCGGAGATATGGGGCTGCGAACGGGCGATTCAAGCCGGGGAACGCCCGCCCGGGACGATTGGGTCAGGCGCTGTCGATGGCGTCCAGGACGTCGTCCTTGATATCGTCGGCCACGACGTAGCTCAGGATCAGTACGCCCGCGGCAACGCCGCCGAGCACCATCACCACCCTGCTCCCGTTGCCGCCGGACCCGTCGTCGCCGTTTTCTTCCTCGTCCTCATCGGTGTAAAGCGCCCAGTTGCGGACGAGCAGGCTATCGAGGCGCAGGTCCTCAATCCTCGCGCGCGGCGTCGAAACGCGCGCACTCAACTGCACAAACGGCCGGAAGACCATCGGCCAA from Gammaproteobacteria bacterium carries:
- a CDS encoding type I secretion system permease/ATPase; the protein is MGVNDQPKNPETERPVTPLRAALNQYRGGFIAIAAFSSLVNILMLVSPVYMLQMYDRVLTSGSGETLAMLTLIAVFLLVCFGFLEWVRQRLMQRIALALGLNMANDVLASAFRSNLASQQQSSTQPVRDLDSIRQFMGSPTIFAFFDIPWTPIFTAVIFIFHPLLGAVATFGALVIFTLGMLAEFRSRLPMRAAAIEGLQSHQLLESSMRNSDALKAMGMFEGLMDRWRGRHRRSAAFQSAAAGRLSALLASTKAFRFSVQVGILGTGAYLVLQGDLTPGMMIAGSIIMGRALQPIEQGITAWRGFVGARQAWRRVNALLEGFGADPDADATDLPRPEGKVEAENLSTVPPGGETPVVRGVNFTLQSGTLTGLIGPSGSGKSSLASVMMGVWPPSEGALRLDGASIDGWSDHLRLKHFGYLPQTVELFEGTVAENISRLQEPEAEAVIAAAQMAGCHDVIMRLPGNYSSPIGAGGRGLSAGQRQRVALARALYDDPAFVVLDEPDSNLDSEGQEALAQVLDTLRERRITTVLITHNIRLLRRVDRIGVMNEGQLVNFGPRDEVLGQFAKPKAQARAGRPAQQPAGPAKPIQVKYTQ